One Bufo gargarizans isolate SCDJY-AF-19 chromosome 3, ASM1485885v1, whole genome shotgun sequence DNA segment encodes these proteins:
- the TMEM234 gene encoding transmembrane protein 234 isoform X2 has protein sequence MSPSAGHVFSLLFVSVLWGVTNPFLRRGAEGVERVKVEGRVRRLLYEAKFLISNYRYVVPFLLNQGGSVVFYLTLASADLSLVVPVCNSLALVFTVVTGKLLGEDIGGKGAVLGLLLTTLGISICVGSSVSD, from the exons ATGTCTCCATCCGCAGGCCATGTGTTCTCTCTTCTGTTTGTGTCCGTACTCTGGGGGGTCACCAACCCCTTCCTGAGAAGAGGAGCAGAGGGGGTGGAACGTGTGAAAGTGGAAGGGAGAGTACGGAGGCTGCTGTATGAAGCAAAGTTCCTGATATCTAACTACAGG TATGTGGTCCCATTTTTGCTGAACCAGGGAGGATCCGTGGTTTTTTACCTTACGTTGGCCTCAGCAG ATCTGTCGCTGGTCGTACCTGTCTGTAATTCTCTTGCACTGGTGTTTACAGTGGTAACTGGAAAGCTACTTGGAGAGGACATAGGAGGAAAGG GAGCTGTTCTTGGGTTGCTTCTTACTACATTGGGTATTTCAATCTGTGTGGGAAGTTCTGTCAGTGACTGA
- the TMEM234 gene encoding transmembrane protein 234 isoform X1: protein MSPSAGHVFSLLFVSVLWGVTNPFLRRGAEGVERVKVEGRVRRLLYEAKFLISNYRVVYVVPFLLNQGGSVVFYLTLASADLSLVVPVCNSLALVFTVVTGKLLGEDIGGKGAVLGLLLTTLGISICVGSSVSD, encoded by the exons ATGTCTCCATCCGCAGGCCATGTGTTCTCTCTTCTGTTTGTGTCCGTACTCTGGGGGGTCACCAACCCCTTCCTGAGAAGAGGAGCAGAGGGGGTGGAACGTGTGAAAGTGGAAGGGAGAGTACGGAGGCTGCTGTATGAAGCAAAGTTCCTGATATCTAACTACAGGGTAGTG TATGTGGTCCCATTTTTGCTGAACCAGGGAGGATCCGTGGTTTTTTACCTTACGTTGGCCTCAGCAG ATCTGTCGCTGGTCGTACCTGTCTGTAATTCTCTTGCACTGGTGTTTACAGTGGTAACTGGAAAGCTACTTGGAGAGGACATAGGAGGAAAGG GAGCTGTTCTTGGGTTGCTTCTTACTACATTGGGTATTTCAATCTGTGTGGGAAGTTCTGTCAGTGACTGA